Part of the Primulina huaijiensis isolate GDHJ02 chromosome 15, ASM1229523v2, whole genome shotgun sequence genome is shown below.
ATATGACTACTACGTTTTAAAAAAGAGAAAACTATATTTTTGGTCATGTAATTTTATTGCTTTACgattttggtattttatattAGCAAATTTCAGATAAGTCAGGGATCTTtcgatttttaacaattttaatcttttttaatTCATTGAGAGTAATGATGAGAAACTATACATGTCAATGCTTCGTTGATGACACATCAGCGTCATGTTGAAAAATTTAGCGGATTAAAGctgaaatttaacaaaatagATGTCCAAAATTGCAAAGAGACAAATACACatgacaaaaaaacaaaaaaacaaatttcagttaatttaaaaaaatgtcgaTACTTTTCAGTGTCTTCTTTAGAGCAATGTAgggaataattattattttttatatttcgacaaaaatattttcagtcTATATTCCAAATAATAActttaatttctaaaaaaaagaaaaaattcacTTCGCCTTTAATTTTACGGCTAAAGAAAAACACAAGctataaattttgaaacttttggTGTTTGGTATACGAATAGAGGAAATGTTTTAGACAAAATAGAATATATTTAGGATAAGAAATTTGGTAAAAATGTTTTATGGTTTTCCTTTAATTCCCCAATTTTTATGTTCAATCAAACGTCCTATTAATACAATATATAACGATTCAGCGTCATAAGAATTATAACTAGCCACATAAAATTAACATGCAAGgatgaattttatgatatttcaaattgtttaattaaaatgatTATATACGATGGATGAACGTTAAAATTTCTATCCAACAATGAATATCATAAAACTTTCTGTTTATATAATCCTGTTTCATTGCTTACGAGTTCGTATATTTAGATAGAAGTGAAATAGTGATTAATTTCtatctatttattatttaataactcGTGAAAAAGAGCAAGAAATGTCAAGAAAAAAAGTTTACCTGGTTTCGAGAGAGACCAGTTTGTCGAGCCAACAGATGCTTATCTGCATCGCTTGGGTACCTGTTCAAATATTCAGACTTTAAGAGACAAAAACTGCTAGGAAAATGACACTATTATACATACAGATCACTACGTGTCTAAATTCTACAAATCTACACCATATCTTTACCAATATATGTgtacatattaatatatatacttcTTGATTTTCAAGCTTTTcccctttttttttctctcaagaAAACTGTAACTTTAGATGAGTGCATGGGCGTGACAATCTAAGATAGATCACAGAGTAGTACGCAGCAGCATATGCTGCAGCAGATGAAGAAGTAAAATGGTACAGCTGCATGCATGCCTGCtctctcttttttattttaatgaaataattataagctggtaactttattttgagatgatataTGTAAAATGCACgcggcaaaaaaaaaaagaaatgatttaCATTATCACTATTTCTCACATAATATAAAATGGTGTAAATTAGATTAGTTAATCctaactaaaaaaatataagatcacatatataaataatactTTTCTCAAAATTCGATATTATGATAAGAACATTACCCTCACTTCAAATCTAATGGTTTCCatgtacatatattttatttggtcaAACACAAATAGGGTTGTTGTCTATTATAGACCATTTGAATGGGTAGACATACATCCATGGTCAATATAATGCATGAGAAATTCTGGAAAAcatttattaagaataaatatttttgtaggATGCTAGAACTACTCTATTCATTATTTTAGATTAGATTAGAGTAGTATTTTCTATGCTAGGTAAGCTGTACTTTTACAGGGCTATATCAACAACATTAATCACTTGTGAGTGAGATATCAGACtctgagaaaaaaaaagaacacgTACAGATCCAGAAAAAGAAATTTTCTTCAGCTTTCTGACTCAAAGGACAATTCAGTATTCAAGTGATATTAAATGTTAATAACTTGAGGGTTTATAAATCGTATTCTCATCAACatctcatgcataaaaatacaaaaatagaAATGAGTAGATCACGTACAGGAATACAAGGAAAAGatgcatatataatattatgttcaCGCCGTAATTTGGAGTTTTATTAGATTGCATAATGAATTAATCTTTCAACAAATACATAAATCTTGCTTGGACagaagattttattattttaaacaaaataattttcaagaaaaaacaaatattaaattaatgttaaaaataaaaaaattacatttcaaaataatgttctaacattttttttatttatatttttactttCACCTTTTAAGCATTAGTCACGtaattgaaaaatatgcaaaaaatatttgtaaaaataaaaaataaaaaatttctatatgTCATATTAGACTGATTCTAAAAATCAAGACGGTAAAAAATACCGTCTACAGTCTAAATACTGTCTTAGAAGGTGTCTTTTAGACCACTGTTTTTTACCATAAAAGTTTGCAATTTGCGTCAGCAATTGACATAGGACAAAAATATAAAGAGAACTTACGGGTTAAGAAAATGTTCGAAAAGCCAAGCCCTCAAAACATTGACTGATCGATCGGGCAAGCCCCGTTGAGGCCTCCAGGCTTCTTGTTCCACTAAACCCATCTGATGAATTCCTCGGTGCTGCCTTAGGCTCTGTTCCAGGATCCTCAGTCTCGGGGTTTCGCCTTTCGTCAGGCCTGATGTGCCGGCGGCGTCTTTCTCACCTAAAATCTCGCGGCTAAGCTTTAACTGAGCTGAAATGGCTTCCTTCAAGCCTCGGAAATGTTTCGACATGGCTTTTTGTGCTAGGGAAGTGTACGGCGCCGCCGCTCCAGAGCCCATCACGGTATCGAAGGAATTCATGACCATTTGCATTTGTTCGCAGTAATGGCTGTACTTGCTATCCACCTgaaatcaattatatatatcttGTAATCTTTATAGTGATAAAAGAGAATAAAttgatgattaaattttttttataatgttaattcaataattttacTGTTGGAATATAAGACTACGATATTGTTCaaagtaaaaaattattaattatactGCCATTTTTTAGCTCAAACTTTTGAAACAACTTGATATATATGAAATTCAAGAAATGACCatcaaaaaggaaaataattcCTTGGTCTTTGTTATCACTAAtgttcaaaaaatttataaattacatgCATTTTAACAAATATAGATTAATTCTTGTTAATTTATATGtgtgagaaaaataaattattaatcataGTATCTAagataaacttaaaattttaacaaacaCATGACaactatttgaaaaaatatatttcaaatttaattacatgatGGCTTATTTCATGTAACTTCGACAAATGAGGAAAAATCAAGATCCgaaaaataattgaataaaagCAAAGGTACATAAAATGATTGTTGATGTCAAAGTAGAACATCCTTGTCCATCTGTTGCTGATACTGTGTCTTTTCCCAATACAGACAACAAGATATATATGCATTAGGTAATAGAAATagaattatcatattttatatttaaaaaaaattaaagaattatcaacattttttttagttttagtaTTTGACTCTACGTAAttcattatataataatataatatttgataaatactTAATAGTATTTCGAAAATAAACcaaagttaattaattaactaatcaTATTACGTGTAATGGGaaacatttcatttaattaattgaaatttGGTGGTGGCCTGATTCAACAGCCGGCAATTAAATATAGCAGTAAACTTTTtggttataatttaaaaaacaatGGATTCTGGACTAAATGTGCGTTCATGATTGGCTAACTATGAGTAGAAAATAGATTAAAGATTATATACCTCGTCAAGCATAGATAATAGTTTGACCTTTCTTCTCTGATGCTCGAGCCTGTCGGAAGCTGACGGAGGAGGGGGGTCTTTTGGCTTAGATGAAGAATTCCCACCGCCGGCGCCGGCGGGTTGGTCGGGACTAATTGGGTTTGCGTTATTATTCTGTTTGATGCGTTTATTTTTCTTGAGATGACCAAAACCAACGCTGCAGAACTCTTCTAACAACGCTTGCGCTGACCTTGTGTACTTGGAATTTTTCAGTATGTGGAATGCTCCAAAAGGGGAACCCAATCCTACTTGCATCTGGCGGGTATGATCAACTTCACTGTGAAAATGGTATAACCCGCAGCCGGCAGCCGGGTTCTTGAGCTGATAATGTGGAGGAGCTGACACTCCGGTATGTCCGAAAAGGATCACGTCACCATTTCCGGCCTGCATTCTTAAATTATCACCTTTGGACGCCTCCAAGTGCTGTAATGAAGATGATAAGGATAAAGAAAGCCCTCGCCCTTCCAAAACTCCTGAAGTATTATGATTCAGGTTGATTCCATTTTGGCTGTCTTGTTCCCACGTCATTTGACCAAAAGCCCCTCCGGCGGCCGCGTTGTCAAATCCAAGGAGTGTGGGGGGATTTGAAGATGGGTCTGGAAGTAGCATGTGGAGAGTGGAAGAAGCGGAAACAGTGGGAGGATCAGAAGGAGATGAGGAAGGTGACCTTTGTTGTTGTGGATTCATCAGAAAAAGCTGCATGACTGACGCTGGATCCGCGTTAATGCTTGAAATCTGATTCTTGGAATCCACCAAAGGGCTGACTAAACCACCGCCCACCGCCACTTCTTGACGGTTCAGAAACCAATCCCCGGTGGTATCGACTCCGGCGAGAGATGGCCTCGTATCCCCGTAGCTTCCAGATATCTGATTCTCCATCAATTCGGTAGCCCTCGTGGTTTCGCCTGGTGGGAAGTATTTGAACATTTCTGAGAGCATCCCGCCTGTTTCGTACGCTGGTATTCCACCCGATCCTTCGTCTTCCATACAGTGCCCGAACTCTTGAATCCTAAGCTTATCTTGTTGCGGTACTGATGATCTCTCGAATCCATTAAAGAAACTAAAAACTCCTTGATGATAATCTTGGGACATAGAATTTAGCTATAATTTCTTGGTCAAAACCCGTGtttctataatatttatatccctatcttcttcttcatcatcatcatcatcatcatcatcatcatcatcgtcGCAATCTCTTGTTCAGTCAAACACTTCACTCAGTACTCCAGCCCGGTCCCCCCTTTTGCATCAGCTCAATCTGCcattaattttgtatatttatcttattcaagaaaattgatccaagaaataaattaaataactccGAAAATATTTCATTCACAGATACGAAAATATcagctttttatttatttatgtaaacaTGGACATACCTGTTATGGTTTCAGACTGTAAAGGGTGCGAACCCCTCACGCAtcgttttcttcttcttcttctcctgctgttgaatataaatcaaaaaaatattacttaaaaAAACAGTGCCCCCTCGATCAATTATTCTCTTTTTATCCCTTTCGTCCTTCCTTTTCTATCTCTTTGTCCCTCCGTAAGAGTGCTTTTCTTCTCCTTTTTGAAACAGAGAATGAGAAAGAACAActtgttttaattaatattaataattaataacatataaaatatatatctctcTCTACTTCTTGCGCTGCCCCCATGTCCGTTTTCAAACACGATTTCATTGTTAAAgcagaaactaattttattggtacaaatcaatttaaatagattaaatttatattttataagtaaatattttatatagatTACAGTGTTACAAATTTTGTAGAAGCAGGTCTCTTATAAAActatctcacgaatctttatctgtgatacgAGTCAactttatcgatattcacaataaaaagtaatactcgtagcataaaaaataatattttttcatggatgacccaaataagagatctgtctcacaaaatacgatccgtgagaccgtctcacacaagtttttgccattttttGTAGTTCGTACGTTGAAAATGATCAAATTTTTGTCAGAATACTgatatttactatatttttttaaaactaataattAGGATTTctttgatataattaattaattaatcacttagatttttggtttttcaaatatgtaaattttaaaatatatttacaagGAATATAAAAAAACCAGAGAGTATGTTTTtagttttttcatttaatagcCTTGCTCCAGCAATAGGTCCAGTTCATCAAATTTAAGTTAATAGCAGTGctacaatattattattatgtgaaACTTGAATATGTTATATCTTAAATAATTTTCCCAATAttctatataatattattttttttttgttaattatcgAAAATTCGATTTCTCTTGCCAACATTTTCTTGAACAAGTATGTCGCATATGACTCGCTCAATGCGATTTATCTAACTAACTATTTTGCAGCTCGACTTTTAACGTCGTCTTTTTCGTCAGAGGCACGATCCGACTTATTAGATTAATGCATACTCTTCCGATGATCGACCAAAActcaaatttttgaataaaatcattcacattaattcaaattgcaaacttctttaaaatttttattccaacaaatttaattttaattttttttataaagtataAGTAAAACCTTTTTGATTTTAACTTTTCGAGTAATTACTAGTATGCATTGAGAAAAAGAGATTTGctcaaatattcaatttttttggcGCAATCATTTTGAGTTTGAAAAGAAACGCCACATGGCAGAAATACCTATATTATGGAGtatgtctcttatgagacggtctcatgaatctttatctgtaagacggatcaatcttactgatattcacaataaaaagtaatactcttagcataaaaagtaatattttttttattgatgacccaaataagagatccgtctcacaaaatacgactcgtgagatcgtctcacacaaatttttgccatatACATGTctctttataatttaaatttttactatttGAATTGTCATGACGAGACTTCCAATTCTTGTCATGTTTTTCGAAACAGTGAACATTTTGGTGTGTTGTAGTTATttctaatttaaaaaaaaatattaagcaaAAGGTTTTTGACaattaaatttcttataatatacaacaaatattatttattaataatattatattttgatattcCAAGGCCGGCCgagtattaaaattaatattacatAGCTAATTGATAAGATGCacgtattaaattttttat
Proteins encoded:
- the LOC140959240 gene encoding BEL1-like homeodomain protein 2, which produces MSQDYHQGVFSFFNGFERSSVPQQDKLRIQEFGHCMEDEGSGGIPAYETGGMLSEMFKYFPPGETTRATELMENQISGSYGDTRPSLAGVDTTGDWFLNRQEVAVGGGLVSPLVDSKNQISSINADPASVMQLFLMNPQQQRSPSSSPSDPPTVSASSTLHMLLPDPSSNPPTLLGFDNAAAGGAFGQMTWEQDSQNGINLNHNTSGVLEGRGLSLSLSSSLQHLEASKGDNLRMQAGNGDVILFGHTGVSAPPHYQLKNPAAGCGLYHFHSEVDHTRQMQVGLGSPFGAFHILKNSKYTRSAQALLEEFCSVGFGHLKKNKRIKQNNNANPISPDQPAGAGGGNSSSKPKDPPPPSASDRLEHQRRKVKLLSMLDEVDSKYSHYCEQMQMVMNSFDTVMGSGAAAPYTSLAQKAMSKHFRGLKEAISAQLKLSREILGEKDAAGTSGLTKGETPRLRILEQSLRQHRGIHQMGLVEQEAWRPQRGLPDRSVNVLRAWLFEHFLNPYPSDADKHLLARQTGLSRNQVSNWFINARVRLWKPMVEEMYQKESKEESEEQEQDQSSNSPICNDILKTPTQHADSSSSAAGMTSPLPSATNLASISLAEISLPAVNISARTCHHASYVCSADDYGTINHPLNGGIGSTLTRLGTSAGDAVSLTLGLRHIGNLPEKRQFRLENLGDVVD